One Mycobacterium pseudokansasii genomic region harbors:
- the mobF gene encoding MobF family relaxase, translated as MMGIHKLTAGDGYLYLIRQTAAHDADKRGRGSLGDYYSEKGESPGRWVGKGLAGLADPPSRTWVTDLEDRMWRIGPGSAVTEDQMKALFGLGLHPNAGKIAEHLIANMGVPKAAAKEAVSLGRPFIINDASTELQRRLAVAYRDHNLSESLSWNAPIDETLRAKMRTAIARELFAETYDRPPLDDRELTGFIATQTRDQTTSTAGYDFTFSPVKSFSVLWALAPHDMAKTLEEIHDQAVADTLDYIESNMAFTRMGAQGVAQLDVDGVVATAFTHRDSRAGDPDLHTHLAVSNKVRARGHDGIYRWLALDGRPLFKGTVAASEFYNSRIEALSVERVGLHFAETPPAERGKRPVREIVGVPTEVNEGFSSRRVMIKARYTELAKAFQADHGREPTTIEAIALHQRATLDTRTAKHEPRSLGEQRQQWRTQAVEILGSPQALSEMLMAARTPRRRQAADITEEWIAEQASAVVETVAESRSSWQRNHVYAEALRVARAAGWATDHDVVEAITAAALSQPNSVEHARTTDTDLAEPAVLRRRDGASVYSTHGTQLFTSQAILSAEKRVLHAAGQTDGRRLDPELIEMALLAEKAERGRTLNAGQEAMVREMACSGSRFELALAPAGTGKTTAMSVLARAWEESGGTVLGLSPSANAAQVLRDDIKATTDTIDKFIWLRRNPDATDDPARTWFDKIDENTLIIIDEAGKAGTLQLDEVNTIAEACGAKIAAIGDDKQLASISAGGILRDIERTYGALNLTEVVRFKSRAEAHAGLALREGDPAGLAFYADHSRIHVGSGDTIIGAAYSRWAADTAAGHDSAMLAPTNDVVAELNERARADRLDALAADPTHTATAAQLREANLADGLRASSGDIVATRRNKRALRLAGGRDFVRNGQRWRVETVKYDGSLAVSRIDTGQKVTLPAWYVNAYTTLGYASTIDASQGMTIGSRTSTGTCHIIGSESLSRQQLYVAMTRATDESHVYLETAETDAHNVLTPKATHPNTAIDVLERVLAHDGAQVSATTEARTAADPFTRLGMAARMYTHSVGALAENTLGPVRMAGIDAAADEVYTGLTRMPAWPVLRMHLATIAISGDNPITRLREAVAQRELSTAADPAAVLDWRLDSTAAHAERTGPLRWLPDLPTGLLGDDDQAAYLHARHDLVTSLAATIRDTAANWDASNAPAWARPLLDASPQLRAEIAVFRAAHDVSPVDTRLTGPEQYAVRDRHIQRMLEDTAAQAIGRTTPDTARFEALVDTIDPRVRRDPYWPQLAGHLAEVARTDINLSQLLGDVAAEGPLPDQMPGAALWWRLAGRLQPAVMEATHQHLRPAWLPDLTAVFGSAIAETIAADPAFALLVAAIDNADPTRWRPRELLQVAYEHLRDADDAADDHRPPIRADEYARLLTYSVDLFTGEHPYDRDDIPLPDQPPLTAEEHEELQLRYPDPEYVTDDDHLHTAGLSDDALLAKLGLGYGGSFIAPALEEEELPPDPYAQVFDTDAELAFEDLLTERPLPRPVADVVADVVALRRQYHAATEALNRQRALVVADEGPAMRAAAPALLALRARAEQDRPYLLAVQDVMARWADAEEHYDAMTAYVQHERDQLAALQNDPNADELDLVSARAAVRLALMALPQTTPAAQFHAELTDAMARRAQAAGGNDRIVTAEHVDAARGRAQDEDSAALKAARAERDRLAAALERAETATALAFAQAETRNAEHIHENLAALHTELDMLTAAGDYKIERGFSIRPDLAAELSENTARGLNAMTRSGFTVTAVHAGDSEAALDALRVLREAARTGEHRILWCSTDSDRAARIAEPDPAEAVHTVADLHRLIATEGEQLDNQTTIVVDRASHAAPEVLADLAEHAADTGARLLLVDGEDRGWPPAPSAPLLNLLHQDLPWSVTLTVATATPARRAAQPDRDAVLDQAERCDPALLDTEVTDALRRRRQLRQQHSTGYQVHAHLWDRIDATDREHDHTREL; from the coding sequence ATGATGGGCATTCACAAGCTCACAGCGGGCGACGGGTACCTCTACCTGATCCGCCAAACCGCCGCGCACGACGCCGACAAACGGGGCCGCGGATCCCTGGGTGACTACTACTCGGAAAAAGGCGAATCACCCGGACGGTGGGTCGGCAAAGGGCTGGCCGGTTTGGCCGATCCACCGTCGCGTACCTGGGTCACCGACCTCGAAGACCGGATGTGGCGGATTGGGCCCGGCTCGGCGGTCACCGAGGACCAGATGAAGGCGCTGTTCGGTCTCGGGCTGCATCCGAATGCCGGCAAGATCGCCGAGCACCTGATCGCGAACATGGGTGTGCCCAAGGCTGCTGCCAAAGAGGCTGTGAGCCTTGGCCGCCCTTTCATCATCAACGACGCCTCCACCGAATTACAGCGCCGCCTCGCGGTCGCCTACCGCGACCACAACCTCAGCGAGAGCCTGTCGTGGAACGCCCCGATTGACGAGACGCTACGCGCCAAGATGCGCACCGCCATCGCCCGCGAGTTGTTCGCCGAGACCTATGACCGGCCGCCACTTGATGATCGGGAACTGACCGGCTTCATAGCGACCCAGACCCGCGACCAGACCACCTCCACCGCCGGATACGACTTCACGTTCAGCCCGGTCAAGAGTTTCTCCGTGCTGTGGGCGCTGGCGCCGCACGACATGGCGAAAACCCTTGAGGAGATCCACGATCAAGCCGTCGCGGACACGCTGGACTACATCGAAAGCAATATGGCGTTCACCCGCATGGGCGCCCAGGGAGTGGCTCAACTCGACGTAGACGGCGTCGTTGCCACGGCCTTCACTCACCGCGACAGCCGCGCCGGAGACCCCGACCTTCACACCCACCTAGCGGTGAGTAACAAGGTCCGCGCTCGCGGACACGACGGCATCTACCGCTGGCTGGCTCTCGATGGCCGACCACTCTTCAAGGGCACGGTCGCGGCCTCGGAGTTCTACAACTCCCGCATCGAAGCGCTCTCCGTCGAACGCGTCGGGCTGCATTTCGCCGAGACACCCCCGGCCGAACGGGGCAAGCGCCCGGTCCGCGAGATCGTCGGTGTGCCTACCGAAGTCAATGAGGGTTTCTCCTCGCGGCGGGTGATGATCAAAGCGCGCTACACGGAGTTGGCCAAGGCTTTTCAAGCTGACCACGGGCGCGAACCGACCACCATCGAAGCGATCGCGCTGCACCAGCGCGCCACCCTGGACACCCGCACCGCCAAGCACGAACCGCGCTCCCTGGGCGAGCAGCGCCAGCAGTGGCGTACCCAAGCCGTCGAGATCCTCGGCAGCCCGCAAGCACTGTCAGAAATGCTCATGGCTGCTCGCACACCACGGCGCCGCCAGGCCGCCGACATCACCGAAGAATGGATCGCCGAACAGGCCAGCGCGGTCGTGGAGACCGTCGCCGAATCGCGGTCGAGCTGGCAGCGCAACCACGTCTACGCCGAGGCCCTCCGTGTCGCCAGGGCGGCGGGCTGGGCCACCGATCACGACGTCGTCGAAGCGATCACCGCCGCCGCCCTAAGTCAGCCCAACAGCGTGGAACACGCCCGGACCACCGACACCGACCTCGCCGAACCCGCGGTGTTGCGACGGCGCGACGGCGCCAGTGTGTACAGCACCCACGGCACCCAACTGTTCACCAGCCAGGCCATCCTCTCGGCGGAAAAACGGGTCCTGCACGCCGCCGGACAGACCGACGGCCGCCGCCTGGACCCCGAGCTGATCGAGATGGCGTTGCTGGCCGAAAAAGCCGAACGTGGGCGCACATTGAACGCCGGCCAAGAGGCGATGGTCCGGGAGATGGCGTGCTCGGGATCGCGGTTCGAGCTCGCGTTGGCACCCGCTGGGACGGGGAAGACCACCGCCATGTCGGTGTTGGCGCGGGCATGGGAGGAATCCGGGGGCACCGTGCTGGGCCTGTCGCCCAGCGCCAACGCCGCCCAAGTGCTGCGCGATGACATCAAAGCCACCACCGACACCATCGACAAATTCATTTGGCTGCGCCGCAACCCCGATGCCACCGATGATCCGGCCCGCACGTGGTTCGACAAGATCGACGAAAACACGCTGATAATCATCGACGAGGCGGGCAAGGCCGGCACCCTGCAACTCGATGAAGTGAACACCATCGCCGAGGCGTGTGGCGCGAAAATCGCGGCGATCGGTGACGACAAACAGCTGGCGTCGATCTCCGCCGGCGGCATCCTGCGCGACATCGAAAGAACCTACGGCGCCCTCAATTTGACCGAGGTCGTCCGGTTCAAATCGCGCGCCGAAGCCCATGCCGGTCTGGCGCTGCGCGAGGGCGACCCGGCCGGGCTGGCGTTCTACGCCGACCACAGCCGCATCCACGTCGGTTCTGGGGACACCATCATCGGCGCCGCCTACAGCCGATGGGCCGCCGACACCGCCGCGGGCCACGACTCGGCGATGCTGGCTCCCACCAACGACGTCGTCGCTGAACTCAACGAACGGGCCCGCGCCGACCGTCTCGACGCGCTCGCCGCCGACCCAACACACACCGCCACGGCGGCGCAGCTGCGCGAAGCCAACTTGGCCGACGGGCTGCGCGCATCATCCGGTGACATCGTGGCCACTCGCCGCAACAAACGCGCGCTGCGGCTGGCCGGGGGCCGCGACTTCGTCCGCAACGGGCAACGCTGGCGCGTCGAGACGGTGAAGTACGACGGCTCCCTGGCTGTCTCCCGGATCGACACCGGGCAGAAAGTGACGCTGCCCGCCTGGTACGTCAACGCCTACACCACCTTGGGTTACGCCTCCACTATCGACGCCTCCCAGGGCATGACCATCGGATCGCGCACCAGCACCGGAACGTGTCACATCATCGGTTCGGAGAGCCTCTCGCGCCAGCAGCTTTACGTCGCGATGACCCGCGCGACCGATGAAAGCCACGTGTACCTCGAAACCGCAGAAACCGACGCCCACAACGTCCTGACCCCAAAGGCCACTCACCCCAACACCGCCATCGACGTCCTCGAACGCGTGCTGGCCCACGACGGCGCGCAGGTGTCGGCCACCACCGAAGCCCGCACAGCGGCAGATCCGTTCACCCGCCTGGGCATGGCCGCGCGGATGTACACCCACTCCGTGGGAGCACTGGCGGAAAACACCCTCGGTCCCGTTCGGATGGCCGGAATCGATGCCGCCGCCGATGAGGTCTACACCGGGCTGACCCGGATGCCGGCGTGGCCCGTGCTGCGGATGCACCTGGCCACCATCGCCATCTCGGGGGACAACCCCATCACCCGCCTGCGCGAGGCCGTCGCACAACGCGAACTGAGCACCGCCGCAGATCCGGCGGCCGTGCTCGATTGGCGCCTCGACAGCACCGCGGCGCATGCGGAGCGCACCGGCCCGTTGCGCTGGCTGCCTGATCTGCCGACGGGGCTCCTCGGAGACGACGACCAGGCGGCCTACCTGCACGCTCGCCATGACCTGGTGACCAGTTTGGCCGCCACCATCCGCGACACCGCAGCCAATTGGGACGCCAGTAACGCCCCGGCGTGGGCGCGGCCACTGCTGGATGCCAGCCCGCAGCTGCGCGCCGAGATCGCGGTCTTCCGCGCCGCCCACGACGTGTCGCCGGTTGACACCCGCCTGACCGGACCCGAGCAATACGCGGTCCGCGACCGCCACATCCAGAGGATGCTCGAAGACACCGCCGCCCAGGCGATCGGGCGCACCACGCCGGACACCGCCCGCTTCGAGGCCCTCGTCGACACCATCGATCCGCGGGTGCGCCGCGACCCCTATTGGCCCCAACTGGCCGGCCATCTGGCCGAAGTCGCCCGCACCGACATCAACCTGTCCCAGCTGCTCGGCGACGTCGCCGCCGAGGGACCGCTGCCCGACCAGATGCCCGGCGCCGCCCTGTGGTGGCGTCTGGCAGGGCGCTTGCAACCGGCCGTCATGGAGGCAACCCACCAGCATTTGCGGCCGGCCTGGTTGCCGGATCTGACCGCCGTGTTCGGCAGCGCCATTGCTGAAACGATCGCTGCTGACCCGGCGTTCGCGCTTCTGGTCGCCGCGATCGACAACGCCGACCCCACCCGCTGGCGACCCCGCGAACTGCTCCAGGTGGCCTACGAGCATCTGCGCGACGCTGACGACGCCGCCGACGATCACCGCCCGCCGATCCGTGCCGACGAATACGCGCGCCTGCTGACCTATTCCGTGGACCTGTTCACCGGGGAACACCCCTACGACCGTGACGACATCCCGCTCCCGGACCAGCCGCCGCTGACCGCCGAAGAGCACGAAGAACTCCAACTGCGCTACCCCGATCCCGAATATGTCACCGACGATGATCATCTGCACACCGCCGGGCTCTCTGATGACGCCCTGCTGGCCAAACTCGGGCTCGGTTACGGCGGCAGCTTCATTGCGCCGGCCCTGGAGGAGGAGGAACTTCCACCAGATCCCTACGCGCAGGTATTCGACACCGACGCTGAGTTAGCGTTCGAGGATCTGCTGACCGAGCGGCCACTGCCGCGCCCGGTCGCCGACGTCGTGGCTGATGTCGTGGCGTTGCGCCGCCAGTATCACGCCGCCACCGAAGCCCTGAACCGTCAACGTGCCCTGGTGGTGGCCGATGAGGGGCCAGCGATGCGGGCCGCTGCGCCTGCCCTGCTGGCATTGCGAGCCCGGGCCGAACAGGACCGCCCCTACCTGTTGGCGGTCCAGGACGTGATGGCTCGCTGGGCTGATGCCGAGGAACACTACGACGCTATGACCGCCTATGTACAACATGAACGCGACCAGCTCGCCGCACTCCAAAACGACCCCAACGCCGATGAACTGGACCTGGTCAGCGCTCGCGCCGCGGTCCGCCTCGCCCTGATGGCACTGCCACAGACCACCCCGGCCGCCCAATTCCACGCCGAACTCACCGACGCCATGGCCCGCCGCGCTCAGGCAGCGGGCGGCAACGACCGCATCGTCACCGCCGAGCACGTCGACGCCGCCCGCGGGCGAGCCCAGGACGAGGACAGCGCCGCGCTCAAAGCCGCCCGCGCCGAACGTGACCGCCTCGCCGCGGCGCTCGAGCGCGCCGAAACCGCCACCGCACTCGCGTTCGCCCAAGCTGAGACGCGAAACGCTGAACACATCCACGAAAACTTGGCCGCGCTGCACACCGAACTCGACATGCTCACCGCCGCCGGTGACTACAAAATCGAGCGCGGATTCAGCATCAGACCCGATCTCGCCGCCGAGCTGTCCGAGAACACCGCCCGAGGCCTCAATGCCATGACGCGCAGCGGTTTCACCGTCACCGCCGTGCACGCCGGCGACAGCGAGGCGGCACTGGACGCGCTGCGGGTGCTGCGCGAGGCGGCTCGGACCGGCGAGCACCGCATCTTGTGGTGCAGCACCGATAGCGACCGCGCCGCTCGCATCGCCGAACCCGATCCGGCCGAAGCCGTGCACACCGTCGCCGACCTGCACCGCCTGATCGCCACCGAGGGCGAACAACTCGACAACCAAACCACCATCGTCGTCGACCGGGCCAGCCACGCGGCCCCCGAAGTGCTCGCCGACTTGGCCGAACACGCCGCCGACACCGGCGCTCGCCTGCTCCTCGTCGATGGCGAGGACCGAGGTTGGCCCCCGGCGCCGTCGGCACCCCTCCTCAACCTGCTACACCAGGACCTCCCCTGGTCGGTAACCCTCACCGTCGCCACGGCCACCCCCGCGCGCAGAGCAGCCCAACCCGACCGCGACGCAGTCCTCGATCAAGCCGAGCGCTGCGACCCCGCACTACTTGACACCGAGGTCACCGACGCCCTCCGCCGTCGCCGCCAGCTACGTCAACAACACAGCACCGGCTACCAGGTACATGCTCACCTGTGGGACCGCATCGACGCAACTGACCGCGAACACGACCACACCCGCGAACTGTAG